A window of the Henckelia pumila isolate YLH828 chromosome 3, ASM3356847v2, whole genome shotgun sequence genome harbors these coding sequences:
- the LOC140886442 gene encoding uncharacterized protein has protein sequence MKIACWNVRGLNKPLKQKNAQGVLKKHNLSILGLLEVKIKPNLLDRMMDTKFPGMCFLHNFHVCPNSRILIMWDSKMVQLDLLEMTDQFIHVTVSCLHTHRIFLATFVYGWNSMVARRPLWDFLLSRGDVIDLPWILMGDFNCDRHPYEKMGGVPVAPREMADLRNCIARLELSDVNHVGCFFTWFSLAVSSKLDRVMVNHIGLNPTWMFLWILLLLESSLITLAALSPYSEIIVVGLPPSNSLICGRFIKTFR, from the coding sequence ATGAAGATTGCATGTTGGAATGTGAGGGGCCTCAACAAGCCCCTCAAACAGAAGAATGCTCAGGGAGTGTTGAAGAAACACAATTTGAGTATTCTTGGGTTACTTGAAGTCAAGATTAAGCCTAATCTTTTGGATCGTATGATGGACACTAAGTTCCCGGGGATGTGCTTCTTACACAACTTCCATGTGTGTCCTAATAGCCGCATTTTGATCATGTGGGACTCTAAGATGGTACAATTGGATCTTCTGGAGATGACTGATCAATTTATACATGTGACAGTCAGCTGTCTTCATACTCATAGGATTTTCCTGGCCACCTTCGTGTATGGTTGGAACTCGATGGTGGCCAGAAGACCTCTTTGGGATTTTTTGCTTAGTAGGGGAGATGTTATTGACCTTCCGTGGATTCTGATGGGTGATTTTAACTGTGATAGGCACCCTTATGAGAAAATGGGAGGTGTGCCGGTTGCCCCTAGGGAAATGGCAGACCTTAGGAACTGTATTGCTAGACTTGAGCTCTCAGATGTTAACCATGTTGGGTGTTTCTTCACCTGGTTTAGTTTGGCCGTATCATCTAAACTGGATAGAGTTATGGTTAACCACATTGGACTGAATCCAACTTGGATGTTTTTGTGGATTTTGTTGCTCCTGGAGTCTTCTCTGATCACTCTTGCAGCGTTATCACCATATTCAGAGATCATAGTCGTAGGGCTACCCCCTTCAAATTCTTTAATATGTGGACGATTCATCAAGACTTTCAGATGA